One genomic region from Rosa rugosa chromosome 1, drRosRugo1.1, whole genome shotgun sequence encodes:
- the LOC133725104 gene encoding umecyanin-like, whose amino-acid sequence MEGQKKIMVVFGLVAAVFLHSVAAQTAHVVGGSLGWTIPQNGAQEYATWASGQKFLVGDVLIFNFATDTHDVVEVPKASFDSCSSANPIGSTITTGPTNITLTAAGDHYYICTFGRHCQSGQKLAITVSTSATSPGASPSASTPVSTSDAPCPPVQAPSPSPTTRGPTASTPPGSTELPPSSSSPSAGAGFVLCLLSLVMGLFF is encoded by the exons ATGGAGGGCCAGAAGAAAATTATGGTTGTTTTTGGGTTAGTTGCGGCTGTGTTTCTGCACAGTGTGGCTGCGCAGACGGCGCATGTGGTGGGAGGCAGCTTAGGTTGGACCATACCACAGAATGGTGCACAAGAGTATGCCACTTGGGCTTCTGGTCAGAAGTTCCTAGTTGGTGATGTTTTGA TTTTCAACTTCGCGACGGACACACACGACGTAGTGGAAGTACCCAAAGCATCTTTCGACTCATGCAGCTCCGCCAACCCAATCGGCAGCACCATCACCACCGGCCCGACCAACATCACTCTCACCGCCGCCGGCGACCACTACTACATCTGTACTTTCGGACGCCACTGCCAGTCCGGCCAGAAGCTAGCCATCACGGTCTCAACATCCGCCACGTCACCCGGAGCCTCCCCTTCTGCATCCACTCCCGTGTCCACATCTGACGCTCCTTGCCCTCCTGTCCAAGCTCCATCTCCTTCCCCCACAACCAGGGGGCCCACAGCTAGCACCCCGCCGGGATCCACTGAGTTGCCGCCGAGCTCTTCTTCCCCGTCCGCTGGGGCTGGTTTCGTTTTGTGCTTGTTGTCCCTCGTAATGGGACTTTTCTTTTAG